A single Opisthocomus hoazin isolate bOpiHoa1 chromosome 1, bOpiHoa1.hap1, whole genome shotgun sequence DNA region contains:
- the LOC104327121 gene encoding taste receptor type 2 member 40: MSTFFTLLFLTIAVIGSMAGLLGNGTILAVSSISCIRSKILSQFDMIMIFLSLSRFFLQAWMMLDLFLSLFCKTYYYEENFLVTSRTVFVFLNYSSLWFSAWLSVFYCTKVANFSQSLFFWLKQRISSLMPWMLITSTLFSLATSLPFSWDVYNVYNNFTSPVNTTNSSEMRVTMKASLFSFVLLCNTGTALPLTVFIVSSILLIRSLWIHTRQMQNNASGFRDPSLEAHIRAIKSLFSFLILYVTNFISVFLILYNIFPPLSLGEAICTAVIPACPAGHSMILIWSNPKFRKVPARILQHANCHIRTRSM; this comes from the coding sequence ATGTCCACATTCTTTACTCTCCTTTTTCTAACAATTGCAGTAATTGGATCCATGGCAGGACTTCTAGGAAATGGAACTATCTTGGCTGTCAGTTCAATTAGCTGCATCAGGAGCAAAATATTGTCACAGTTTGACATGATTATGATCTTCCTGAGTTTATCCAGATTCTTTTTGCAGGCTTGGATGATGCTGGATTTGTTCCTGAGTTTGTTTTGCAAGACATActattatgaagaaaattttcTTGTAACTTCCAGGACAGTTTTTGTGTTTCTGAACTACTCCAGCCTCTGGTTTTCTGCCTGGCTTAGTGTCTTCTATTGTACCAAGGTTGCTAATTTTTCTCAGTCTTTGTTCTTCTGGCTGAAGCAAAGAATTTCCAGTCTCATGCCCTGGATGCTGATAACATCAACTCTTTTCTCCCTTGCAacctctcttcctttctcctggGATGTCTACAACGTATACAACAACTTCACTTCTCCTGTAAACACAACAAACTCTTCAGAAATGAGAGTCACAATGAAAGCTAGTCTGTTTTCTTTCGTTCTTCTGTGCAACACTGGTACAGCTCTGCCTTTAACAGTGTTTATTGTTTCAAGTATCCTGCTGATTAGGTCTCTGTGGATACACACCAGACAGATGCAAAATAATGCAAGTGGCTTCAGAGATCCCAGCTTAGAGGCCCATATTCGTGCCATTAAGTCACTCTTTTCCTTCCTTATCCTCTATgttacaaattttatttctgtctttctgattTTATACAACATTTTTCCACCTTTAAGCCTTGGGGAAGCCATATGTACAGCTGTAATACCTGCCTGTCCTGCAGGACACTCTATGATCTTAATCTGGAGCAACCCCAAATTTCGAAAGGTGCCAGCTAGGATTTTGCAACACGCAAACTGTCACATCAGAACTAGATCCATGTGA